In Cognatishimia sp. WU-CL00825, one genomic interval encodes:
- a CDS encoding ATP-binding protein, which translates to MQGNRTNYLWMLSYLFSAVFVFLIGSIGWFFFEKQRLAEEHMQGRATVQSELEEVVANLEGAISRNTDLIRAVAAVIAVEPNIPQERFEQLVKQIFADRPEVKNVAAAPNLVIKYMYPLKGNEAAVGLNYREVPAQYAAVKHAINAPDVVVAGPVDLVQGGVGLIARKAVYAIHPVTRETQFWGIISLVIDYEQMFAQLGIPDLPFAFALRGKDSLGSTGELIFGESRIFGQRPVTARVNLPEGSWWAAAVPQEGWQGPMQLMWTIRVSFLLSALVVTLLIWVGLRLVQLRMKAVAQLTNAINSIDDGFALYDADDRLITCNDKYKELYSVSADLFVPGNKFADIIHEGIKRGQYPEAKGREAAFLSERLAAHRAADAAVEQQLDDGRWLKIAESRTPDGGTVGFRVDITELKNAKEVAERANLAKSEFLDVMSHELRTPLTVVLGGTPFLCRPELLPASSKLFATLEARGEEVADVKQDVDAMLGSLKTLAGKVERSAKHLLTLINDVLDFSKIEAGRMDVDFDDIRADVIVDELLEEFALKAAEKSLTLEQDVVPQLIRADITRMRQVLINILGNAIKFTDSGTVRVTTEVVGGFLRFDITDTGSGIPKDRLHEVFDKFTQLDSSSRRKAGGTGLGMAISKRIVEMQGGEISVTSKVGVGSTFSFTVPLATPAAQAAEMVA; encoded by the coding sequence ATGCAGGGTAATCGCACCAATTATCTTTGGATGCTTTCATACTTATTTTCTGCGGTGTTTGTGTTTTTGATTGGCAGCATCGGTTGGTTTTTCTTTGAAAAGCAACGCTTGGCCGAAGAACATATGCAAGGACGCGCGACGGTTCAGAGTGAACTTGAAGAGGTTGTTGCAAACCTAGAGGGCGCGATTTCGCGCAATACGGATTTGATCAGGGCTGTCGCCGCAGTGATCGCGGTAGAGCCTAACATTCCTCAAGAGCGCTTTGAGCAATTGGTCAAGCAGATCTTCGCGGATCGACCAGAAGTCAAGAATGTCGCTGCGGCCCCCAATCTGGTTATCAAATATATGTACCCGCTTAAGGGTAATGAAGCGGCTGTTGGGCTGAACTACAGAGAGGTGCCTGCGCAATATGCGGCGGTCAAACATGCGATAAATGCGCCTGATGTCGTGGTCGCGGGCCCGGTAGATTTGGTGCAGGGCGGGGTTGGCCTGATTGCACGCAAGGCGGTTTATGCGATTCACCCGGTCACGCGGGAAACCCAGTTTTGGGGCATCATTTCGCTGGTGATCGATTATGAACAGATGTTTGCGCAGCTGGGCATTCCGGATTTGCCCTTTGCTTTTGCGTTGCGCGGCAAGGATTCACTGGGATCAACGGGCGAATTGATCTTTGGGGAATCGCGGATTTTTGGCCAAAGGCCGGTGACGGCGCGGGTCAATTTACCCGAAGGATCGTGGTGGGCGGCGGCAGTGCCGCAAGAGGGTTGGCAAGGGCCAATGCAATTGATGTGGACGATACGGGTGTCTTTTTTGCTGAGTGCCCTGGTCGTGACTTTGTTGATCTGGGTTGGTTTGCGCTTGGTGCAACTGCGCATGAAGGCAGTGGCGCAGCTGACCAACGCGATCAACAGCATTGATGATGGTTTTGCGCTGTATGATGCGGACGATCGCCTGATCACCTGCAATGATAAATACAAAGAGCTTTATAGCGTGTCTGCGGATCTGTTTGTGCCAGGCAACAAGTTTGCCGACATCATCCACGAGGGCATTAAGCGCGGCCAATATCCCGAGGCCAAGGGGCGCGAGGCGGCGTTTCTGAGTGAGCGGTTGGCGGCGCATCGTGCGGCTGATGCGGCTGTGGAGCAACAGCTGGATGACGGGCGGTGGTTGAAGATCGCGGAAAGCCGCACGCCGGATGGCGGGACGGTTGGCTTTCGGGTGGATATCACTGAACTGAAGAATGCCAAAGAAGTCGCTGAACGGGCAAATTTGGCGAAGTCTGAATTTCTCGATGTCATGAGCCATGAGTTGCGCACGCCGTTGACGGTTGTGCTTGGGGGGACACCGTTTTTGTGCCGCCCGGAATTGTTGCCAGCGTCAAGCAAACTGTTTGCCACCTTAGAGGCGCGTGGCGAAGAGGTGGCGGATGTAAAGCAAGATGTGGACGCGATGCTGGGGTCGCTTAAGACCTTGGCCGGTAAGGTGGAGCGGTCTGCCAAGCACCTTTTGACCCTGATCAATGATGTGCTGGATTTTTCCAAGATCGAAGCAGGGCGCATGGATGTAGATTTTGATGACATCCGTGCAGACGTCATTGTCGATGAGTTGCTGGAAGAATTTGCCCTGAAGGCGGCGGAGAAGTCGCTGACGCTGGAGCAAGATGTTGTGCCCCAGTTGATCCGGGCGGATATCACGCGCATGCGTCAGGTTTTGATCAATATTCTGGGCAACGCCATCAAGTTCACCGACAGCGGCACCGTACGGGTGACAACCGAGGTGGTAGGTGGGTTTCTGCGCTTTGACATCACCGACACCGGAAGTGGTATTCCCAAAGATCGGTTGCACGAGGTGTTTGACAAGTTCACACAGCTGGATTCCAGCTCGCGCCGCAAGGCTGGTGGCACAGGACTGGGCATGGCGATTTCCAAGCGTATTGTAGAGATGCAGGGGGGCGAAATCAGTGTGACCAGTAAAGTCGGGGTTGGAAGCACGTTTAGCTTTACGGTGCCTTTGGCGACACCGGCGGCGCAGGCGGCGGAAATGGTGGCATAG
- a CDS encoding F0F1 ATP synthase subunit A, whose product MASEAHGAEEGGLVFHPMDQFIVKPLFGGDHIGMFTITNVTLWLALSVVAVVALMVFGTSRRAIVPSRGQSVAELAYGFVYKMVEDVAGKDAIKFFPYIMTLFMFIVFANFLGLLPMSFATTSHFAVTVVLALAVFLTVTIVGFAKNGLGFLGLFWVSSAPLPLRPILALIEVISYFVRPVSHSIRLAGNIMAGHAVLKVFAGFAAIAVVSPLSIVAITAMYGLEVLVAFIQAYVFTILTCVYLKDALHPSH is encoded by the coding sequence GTGGCAAGCGAAGCACACGGCGCAGAAGAGGGTGGCCTAGTATTTCACCCGATGGATCAGTTCATTGTTAAGCCGCTGTTTGGTGGCGATCACATTGGCATGTTCACCATCACAAACGTGACCCTCTGGCTGGCCCTTTCGGTCGTTGCCGTGGTTGCCTTGATGGTTTTTGGCACATCGCGCCGCGCGATTGTTCCAAGCCGCGGACAGTCTGTTGCAGAACTGGCCTATGGTTTTGTCTATAAAATGGTTGAAGATGTTGCTGGCAAAGACGCCATCAAGTTCTTCCCATATATCATGACCCTGTTCATGTTCATCGTCTTTGCGAACTTCCTTGGCTTGCTGCCAATGAGCTTTGCAACCACATCGCATTTTGCGGTCACCGTGGTGCTTGCACTGGCTGTTTTCTTGACAGTGACGATTGTTGGTTTTGCGAAAAACGGCTTGGGCTTTTTGGGTCTGTTCTGGGTGTCTTCTGCCCCGCTGCCGCTGCGTCCTATCCTGGCCTTGATCGAAGTGATCAGCTATTTCGTGCGCCCCGTGAGCCACAGCATTCGTCTGGCTGGCAATATCATGGCGGGCCACGCGGTTCTGAAAGTTTTCGCGGGTTTTGCCGCCATCGCAGTGGTCTCGCCGCTGTCGATCGTAGCGATCACCGCAATGTATGGTCTTGAGGTCCTGGTGGCCTTTATCCAGGCCTATGTCTTTACCATTCTGACTTGTGTTTACCTGAAGGACGCTTTGCATCCATCGCACTAA
- a CDS encoding LysR family transcriptional regulator, with amino-acid sequence MDNWDEIRTAYQVARMGTVSGAADILGVHHATVIRHIDSLEQRLGVKLFQRHARGYTPTEAGEDMMRVGQATDDQFGQLEGRIKGRGSDVSGELVVTSLAAMSSLMTPVLAEFQALHPGLLIRYLTDDRVFRLEYGEAHIALRAGAVPQEPDNVVQRLTTMETGLYASRSYIEKHGTPKELDDFNNHFFVGADNEKSRAPFHKWLNTVVSRDRVTFRSTDFKSTELAVKAGAGIGFLSRQVAHGNEDLVEVWPALEEWHGPLWLVTHVDLHRTVKVQTFLSFLKERVSDWPFLTAQERAT; translated from the coding sequence ATGGATAATTGGGATGAAATCCGCACAGCGTATCAAGTCGCGCGTATGGGAACGGTCAGCGGTGCGGCGGACATTCTGGGGGTGCATCACGCGACGGTTATTCGCCACATCGACAGTCTCGAGCAGCGTCTGGGCGTAAAGCTGTTTCAGCGCCATGCGCGCGGGTACACCCCAACGGAAGCTGGCGAAGACATGATGCGGGTTGGGCAGGCCACGGATGATCAATTTGGTCAGCTTGAAGGACGCATAAAGGGACGCGGATCGGATGTCTCTGGCGAACTGGTGGTGACTTCATTGGCGGCCATGTCCTCGCTTATGACACCAGTGCTTGCCGAGTTTCAGGCCCTGCATCCAGGGCTGCTGATCCGCTATTTGACGGACGACCGGGTGTTTCGGCTTGAATATGGCGAGGCGCATATTGCCTTGCGGGCAGGAGCCGTACCGCAGGAGCCCGATAATGTTGTGCAGCGGCTGACAACCATGGAAACGGGCCTGTATGCGTCACGCAGCTATATCGAAAAACACGGTACACCCAAGGAATTGGATGATTTTAACAACCATTTCTTTGTTGGTGCTGACAATGAAAAATCGCGTGCTCCGTTTCACAAATGGCTGAACACCGTGGTCAGTCGCGATCGCGTGACCTTTCGCAGCACGGATTTTAAGTCAACGGAATTGGCTGTGAAAGCAGGTGCCGGCATCGGTTTTCTGTCGCGGCAAGTCGCACATGGCAATGAGGATCTCGTGGAAGTCTGGCCTGCGTTGGAGGAATGGCACGGTCCGCTGTGGTTGGTCACCCATGTGGATCTGCACCGCACCGTAAAAGTGCAGACGTTTTTGTCGTTTTTAAAGGAGCGTGTGAGCGATTGGCCGTTTCTGACAGCGCAAGAGCGGGCAACCTAA
- a CDS encoding GFA family protein, producing MKAELSGRCGCGKVTYQMTTPPMFVHCCHCRECQRQTGSAYVLNAIIEADRVNLDGATTESTLATSSGKGQVITRCASCSTAVFSSYLIRQGKLKYVRVGTLDDPASCPPDVQIFVSSKQPWVPLNTAIPSFEAFYEIEEVWPEPSFKRWRRLFGD from the coding sequence ATGAAAGCAGAACTTTCTGGACGCTGTGGTTGCGGGAAAGTGACCTATCAAATGACAACACCTCCGATGTTTGTGCATTGCTGCCATTGTAGGGAATGCCAACGACAAACCGGATCAGCCTATGTGCTAAATGCAATCATCGAAGCCGACCGTGTAAATCTTGATGGCGCAACAACCGAGAGCACGCTTGCGACGTCTAGCGGCAAGGGGCAGGTCATAACGCGATGTGCAAGTTGCAGTACGGCCGTTTTCAGCAGCTATCTGATAAGGCAAGGCAAGTTGAAATATGTGCGCGTTGGCACATTGGATGATCCCGCAAGCTGTCCGCCGGATGTGCAGATCTTTGTCTCTAGCAAACAGCCCTGGGTGCCCCTGAACACTGCGATCCCAAGCTTTGAGGCGTTTTACGAGATTGAAGAGGTCTGGCCCGAGCCTTCCTTCAAGCGCTGGCGCAGACTGTTTGGCGATTGA
- a CDS encoding PLP-dependent aminotransferase family protein, which yields MDFQHIFASRASRMKASEIRELLKLLEQPGIISFAGGIPDPAIFPAAAFKEAYQDALSAEKQSTALQYSVSEGYLPLRKWLAQQMAKLGVDCGPENILITSGSQQALDYLGKLFLSPNDTALINWPTYLGALGAFNAYEPRYDRLQVNGNRSAADYAAEAEAAGGRVKFAYLSADFSNPTGETVDQRGRENLLALAEDLDCAVIEDAAYQSLRYDGEAIAPILALEMARKGDINACRTVYCGSFSKTLSPGLRVGWVCAAAPVISQMVLLKQAGDLHSSTVNQMAIHHVAESQFDSHVAKLHSAYSARRDAMLAALHEFMPEGVSWTRPEGGMFVWITLPVGLNGADLLQRALETVKVAFVPGRAFFADGSGENTIRLSFSCADEATIREGVQRLASVVSAEIAAQ from the coding sequence ATGGACTTTCAACATATTTTTGCCAGTCGGGCATCGCGTATGAAGGCGTCTGAAATTCGGGAACTGTTGAAGCTGTTGGAGCAGCCTGGAATCATTTCATTTGCGGGCGGTATTCCCGACCCGGCAATCTTTCCGGCGGCGGCGTTTAAAGAGGCTTATCAAGATGCGCTGAGCGCGGAAAAACAGTCCACTGCATTGCAGTATTCTGTCAGCGAAGGATATTTGCCGCTGCGCAAATGGTTGGCGCAACAGATGGCCAAATTGGGCGTCGATTGTGGGCCGGAAAACATCTTGATCACGTCGGGCTCGCAGCAGGCCTTGGACTATCTGGGCAAGTTGTTTTTGTCGCCAAATGACACTGCGCTGATCAACTGGCCAACCTATTTGGGCGCGTTGGGGGCCTTTAACGCCTATGAGCCCCGCTATGATCGGTTGCAGGTGAATGGCAATCGGTCGGCTGCGGATTATGCGGCTGAGGCTGAAGCCGCAGGCGGGCGGGTGAAATTCGCCTATTTGTCCGCGGACTTTTCAAACCCAACTGGCGAAACGGTTGATCAACGTGGTCGCGAGAACTTGTTGGCTTTGGCCGAAGATCTGGACTGTGCGGTGATCGAGGACGCGGCCTATCAGTCACTGCGCTATGATGGTGAGGCGATTGCGCCGATTTTGGCGCTGGAGATGGCGCGAAAAGGGGACATCAATGCCTGTCGCACGGTGTATTGCGGCAGTTTCTCAAAGACATTGTCGCCGGGCCTGCGGGTGGGCTGGGTCTGCGCGGCGGCCCCGGTGATTTCGCAGATGGTGTTGCTGAAACAAGCCGGAGATTTGCACAGTTCGACCGTGAACCAAATGGCAATTCACCATGTGGCTGAGAGCCAATTTGACAGCCATGTTGCAAAGCTGCACTCGGCCTATTCAGCGCGACGTGATGCGATGTTGGCGGCGCTGCACGAGTTTATGCCCGAAGGCGTGAGTTGGACGCGTCCTGAAGGCGGGATGTTCGTGTGGATTACCCTGCCGGTGGGCCTGAATGGGGCGGATCTGTTGCAGCGGGCGTTGGAAACCGTAAAAGTGGCTTTTGTGCCGGGGCGGGCGTTCTTTGCAGATGGATCTGGCGAAAACACCATTCGACTGAGTTTTTCCTGCGCGGATGAGGCGACGATACGCGAAGGTGTGCAACGGCTTGCCAGCGTTGTGAGTGCCGAAATAGCGGCGCAATAG
- a CDS encoding F0F1 ATP synthase subunit C has translation MEGQLAHIGAGLAAIGSGAAAIGVGNVAGNYLAGALRNPSAAASQTATLFIGIAFAEALGIFSFLVALLLMFAV, from the coding sequence ATGGAAGGTCAACTCGCACACATCGGCGCAGGTCTTGCAGCTATCGGTTCCGGCGCAGCCGCTATCGGTGTTGGTAACGTCGCAGGTAACTACTTGGCAGGCGCATTGCGCAACCCATCTGCAGCAGCTTCCCAAACAGCGACACTGTTCATCGGTATCGCCTTCGCAGAAGCACTGGGCATCTTCTCGTTCCTAGTTGCACTTCTGCTGATGTTCGCCGTCTAA
- a CDS encoding metalloregulator ArsR/SmtB family transcription factor, protein MSDLDTKFAALADATRREILAMLLEDDMAVTDVAEPFEMSLAAISKHLGILTRAGLISQEKRGRVKWCKLEPDALRDATVWMQGFGQFEPVNLDAFEKFLEIELADPPAPSPPVSTAPKA, encoded by the coding sequence ATGAGTGATCTGGACACAAAATTTGCGGCGCTGGCTGATGCCACGCGACGCGAAATCCTAGCAATGCTGCTCGAAGACGACATGGCCGTCACCGATGTGGCAGAGCCATTTGAAATGTCGCTGGCAGCGATTTCAAAGCACCTGGGTATTTTGACCCGCGCCGGCCTGATCAGCCAGGAAAAACGCGGACGTGTGAAATGGTGCAAACTCGAACCGGACGCGCTGCGCGATGCCACTGTCTGGATGCAGGGCTTCGGCCAGTTTGAACCAGTAAATCTGGACGCCTTTGAAAAGTTCTTGGAAATTGAATTGGCTGATCCACCTGCCCCGTCGCCCCCAGTCTCGACAGCGCCCAAAGCCTAA
- a CDS encoding antibiotic biosynthesis monooxygenase, producing MIMRIFQVTTKEGKAEEFSTFFHEVAIPLMRGTAGIVQVLPGAPRADSPNEFSFVMVWKDLKSLKAFVGEDYQSPHIDPVEAELVATRSIKHYELVE from the coding sequence ATGATCATGCGGATTTTTCAGGTCACGACAAAAGAAGGCAAAGCAGAGGAGTTTAGCACCTTTTTTCACGAGGTTGCGATTCCCTTGATGCGAGGGACTGCGGGAATCGTTCAGGTCCTGCCCGGCGCGCCGCGGGCTGATAGTCCCAATGAGTTCAGTTTCGTGATGGTTTGGAAAGACCTTAAGTCCTTGAAGGCCTTTGTTGGCGAAGACTATCAGAGCCCTCATATTGACCCGGTCGAAGCTGAGTTGGTCGCGACAAGATCAATTAAGCATTATGAACTTGTGGAGTGA
- a CDS encoding DMT family transporter, whose translation MPLRYWALILLLAAGWGASFFFNEILLRELGPLSVGMGRVGTGAIGCWIWLMFSRTSWRVPLRSLVILAVFGAFQYAIPLSVYPVTQQYITSSAAGIVNAMTPLMVVIVSHFWPEGEKMTVLKSVGVVCGFAGIVLLALPSFAGQGESDPLALMATMAAPLCYAFALNLVRKMDGVNRVVLTAWSLTLSTLVLVPLAIWVEGVPVITQAETWVSLFVIGFVLTSAAFILLFWLIPRVGGTTASTITFIAPVSSVLLGVYVLNETLEGIQFIGMGVIFVGMLFVDGRFVRKLKPTRVGG comes from the coding sequence ATGCCGCTGCGTTATTGGGCGTTGATCTTATTGCTGGCCGCGGGCTGGGGAGCGTCGTTCTTTTTCAACGAGATCCTGTTGCGCGAGCTTGGCCCATTGTCGGTTGGCATGGGGCGCGTGGGCACGGGGGCCATCGGTTGCTGGATTTGGCTGATGTTCAGCCGCACATCCTGGCGGGTGCCGCTGCGCAGTCTGGTGATCTTGGCGGTTTTTGGGGCGTTTCAATACGCGATTCCGCTGTCGGTTTATCCGGTGACGCAGCAATATATCACCTCGTCCGCTGCCGGTATCGTGAATGCCATGACGCCGCTGATGGTGGTGATCGTCAGTCATTTCTGGCCTGAGGGCGAAAAGATGACCGTGCTGAAGAGCGTCGGCGTTGTCTGTGGGTTCGCGGGCATCGTGCTTTTGGCGCTGCCGTCGTTTGCTGGGCAGGGCGAGAGCGACCCGCTGGCGCTGATGGCGACGATGGCTGCGCCGCTGTGCTACGCGTTTGCGCTGAATTTGGTGCGCAAAATGGATGGGGTGAACCGGGTTGTGCTGACCGCCTGGTCGTTGACGCTGAGCACATTGGTGTTGGTGCCCCTGGCGATTTGGGTTGAAGGCGTGCCGGTGATCACGCAAGCAGAAACCTGGGTGTCGCTGTTTGTCATCGGCTTTGTTCTGACGTCTGCCGCTTTTATTCTGTTGTTCTGGCTGATCCCGCGGGTGGGCGGCACCACCGCATCGACAATCACCTTCATCGCACCGGTGTCGTCGGTTTTGCTTGGGGTTTATGTGTTGAACGAGACACTAGAGGGAATTCAATTTATCGGCATGGGCGTGATTTTTGTCGGCATGTTGTTTGTTGATGGGCGGTTCGTTCGCAAACTTAAGCCGACGCGCGTGGGTGGCTAA
- a CDS encoding F0F1 ATP synthase subunit B' has protein sequence MATDTHAAAGHAAEVASAPGMPQLDFSNWGNQIFWLLITLVAIYFVLSRIALPRIAAVLAERQGTITNDIAAAEELKVKAADAEDAYNKALADARAEAGRIVAEAKAEIQADLDAATAKADAEISARAAESEKAIAEIRAGAVENIRDVAAETAKEIVSALGGKADAKAVTAAVETRMKG, from the coding sequence ATGGCGACTGATACACACGCAGCCGCAGGCCACGCAGCAGAGGTTGCATCGGCCCCCGGTATGCCACAGCTGGATTTCTCGAACTGGGGCAACCAGATTTTCTGGCTATTGATCACACTTGTTGCGATCTACTTCGTTCTTTCGCGCATCGCGCTGCCGCGCATTGCTGCGGTTCTGGCCGAGCGTCAGGGGACAATTACAAATGACATCGCCGCAGCTGAAGAGCTGAAGGTGAAAGCAGCTGACGCCGAAGACGCTTATAACAAAGCTCTTGCAGATGCCCGTGCGGAAGCCGGTCGCATTGTTGCAGAAGCCAAAGCGGAAATTCAGGCTGATCTGGACGCAGCGACAGCCAAGGCTGACGCGGAGATTTCTGCCAGAGCAGCAGAGTCGGAGAAGGCAATTGCCGAGATCCGTGCTGGTGCGGTTGAAAACATTCGCGATGTTGCGGCAGAGACTGCGAAAGAAATCGTTTCTGCATTGGGCGGTAAGGCAGATGCCAAAGCCGTGACTGCAGCTGTTGAAACTCGGATGAAGGGGTAA
- a CDS encoding AtpZ/AtpI family protein: MTDPEDKERLRQLEERIEAVKQTQAPKDHMEEHYSQAQLAWRMVIELVAGLLIGFGIGLGLDTLLGTKPIFLILFIFLGFAAGVNVMIRSAKEIQAKQLADQAEKNERD; encoded by the coding sequence GTGACCGATCCTGAAGACAAAGAGCGCTTAAGGCAGCTTGAGGAACGGATCGAGGCGGTCAAACAGACCCAGGCACCCAAGGATCATATGGAGGAACACTATTCTCAGGCTCAGCTGGCCTGGCGGATGGTGATTGAGCTTGTCGCCGGTCTTTTGATCGGTTTTGGGATTGGATTGGGGCTAGATACCCTGCTTGGCACGAAGCCAATTTTTCTGATCCTGTTCATATTTTTGGGTTTTGCCGCCGGGGTCAACGTGATGATCCGCAGTGCGAAAGAAATCCAAGCGAAGCAATTGGCCGATCAGGCCGAAAAGAATGAGAGGGACTAG
- a CDS encoding FCD domain-containing protein: protein MPFQKVTPEKLSTSVIRQIELLILRGILRPGERLPAERELSERLGVSRPSLREAIAELQSRGLLSSKAGAGIFVADVLGNAFSPALVDLFSSHDDAVFDYIAFRRDMEGLAAERAAKFASDTDLKVIDTVFKKMEAAHPKRNPTDEAQLDADFHLAIIEASHNVIMLHMMRSMYQLLREGVFYNRTIMFKQRTTRTELLEQHRSINTALQARDAAAARQAVSDHLTYVERSLSDHNKAKQNEAIAKQRFEHEAARD, encoded by the coding sequence ATGCCCTTTCAAAAAGTCACGCCCGAGAAACTCTCAACCTCGGTCATTCGCCAAATCGAATTGCTCATTTTGCGCGGCATTCTGCGCCCTGGCGAACGCCTGCCCGCAGAGCGTGAATTGTCCGAACGGCTGGGCGTCTCGCGGCCCTCTCTGCGCGAAGCCATCGCCGAGCTTCAGTCGCGCGGGTTGCTGAGTTCCAAAGCCGGTGCAGGCATCTTTGTGGCAGATGTACTAGGCAACGCCTTCAGCCCAGCTTTGGTGGATCTTTTCTCCTCACATGACGATGCTGTGTTTGACTACATCGCCTTCCGCCGCGACATGGAAGGCCTGGCCGCCGAGCGCGCCGCCAAATTTGCATCTGACACGGATCTCAAAGTCATCGACACGGTCTTTAAAAAGATGGAAGCCGCCCACCCCAAGCGCAATCCAACGGACGAAGCCCAACTTGACGCAGATTTCCACCTGGCCATCATCGAAGCCAGCCATAACGTGATAATGCTGCACATGATGCGCTCTATGTATCAGCTGCTGCGCGAAGGCGTGTTTTACAACCGCACCATCATGTTTAAGCAGCGCACGACGCGCACAGAGTTGCTGGAACAACATCGCAGCATAAACACCGCCCTACAGGCCCGCGACGCCGCTGCTGCACGCCAAGCGGTGTCAGATCACCTCACCTATGTCGAGCGCTCGCTTAGTGATCACAACAAAGCCAAGCAAAACGAAGCCATTGCCAAACAGCGCTTTGAGCACGAAGCCGCGCGGGACTGA
- a CDS encoding NAD(P)H-dependent oxidoreductase: protein MTHSVLHIDSSARYIDSISRRLSAGIATSLQADTVVRRDLSEGLPFLNETWVSATFTPKDDRSEAQAEALKTSDILVQELQNADTIVIGLPLYNFGVPASLKAWIDLIARAGVTFQYTDTGPKGLLSGKKAIITIASGGVDIGSPMDFASPYLRQVLGFLGISDVTILSSSQAEDFAKAA from the coding sequence ATGACCCATTCTGTTTTACATATCGATTCCTCGGCCCGCTACATCGATTCCATCTCACGTCGCCTGTCTGCAGGCATTGCAACCTCACTTCAGGCCGACACAGTTGTGCGGCGCGACCTGTCTGAAGGCCTGCCGTTTCTGAACGAAACCTGGGTCAGCGCGACCTTCACGCCAAAAGACGACCGCAGCGAGGCCCAAGCAGAGGCGCTCAAAACCTCCGATATCTTGGTACAGGAACTGCAAAATGCCGATACAATTGTGATTGGACTGCCGCTTTATAACTTTGGCGTGCCCGCGAGCCTGAAGGCCTGGATCGACCTGATTGCCCGCGCAGGTGTGACCTTCCAATACACAGATACTGGTCCCAAGGGCCTGTTGAGCGGTAAAAAGGCGATCATCACCATCGCCAGCGGTGGCGTAGACATTGGCAGCCCGATGGACTTTGCCTCACCATACTTGCGTCAAGTGCTTGGATTTTTAGGCATTAGCGATGTGACAATTCTGTCCAGCAGCCAAGCCGAAGACTTTGCAAAGGCCGCTTAA
- a CDS encoding F0F1 ATP synthase subunit B, which translates to MRKLATLLTLTAATPAFAASGPFFSLGNTDFIVLMAFILFVLVLLKFKVPSMLSGMLDKRAEGIRSELDEARALREEAQTILASYERKQKEVQEQADRIVAQAKIDASAAAEQAKQDLAVSIERRLAAATDQIASAEKSAVKEVRDQAIVIAIGAANEVIAKGMTATEGNKLIDAAIGEVEAKLH; encoded by the coding sequence ATGCGTAAACTAGCAACTCTTTTGACCCTGACCGCGGCGACACCGGCTTTTGCCGCGTCTGGTCCGTTCTTTTCGCTGGGCAATACCGATTTCATCGTATTGATGGCGTTCATCCTGTTTGTTCTTGTTCTGCTGAAGTTCAAGGTGCCCTCGATGTTGAGCGGCATGTTGGACAAACGTGCCGAGGGCATTCGTTCTGAACTGGATGAAGCCCGCGCATTGCGTGAAGAAGCCCAGACTATTCTGGCGTCTTACGAGCGTAAGCAGAAAGAAGTTCAAGAGCAGGCTGACCGGATCGTGGCGCAAGCCAAGATCGATGCAAGCGCTGCGGCTGAGCAGGCCAAGCAAGACCTCGCGGTTTCTATTGAGCGCCGTTTGGCTGCTGCGACTGATCAAATTGCCTCTGCTGAGAAATCTGCTGTGAAAGAAGTGCGCGACCAAGCCATCGTGATCGCTATTGGCGCTGCCAACGAAGTGATTGCCAAGGGCATGACCGCCACTGAAGGCAACAAGCTGATCGACGCTGCAATTGGCGAAGTTGAAGCCAAGCTTCACTAA
- a CDS encoding GNAT family N-acetyltransferase, translating into MNKVDVTQGDPRDPAATALLQSSHALMQELFAAEDNHYLEISDLCAPNIRFFIARAHDQTMGCVALANQGAYGEVKSLFVSPTARGLGVGKALMQALEAEAKQQALPVLNLETGDTLTAAQRLYERHGFHYCGAFGSYPESAASVFMTKTL; encoded by the coding sequence ATGAACAAGGTTGACGTCACACAAGGCGATCCCAGAGACCCAGCAGCCACCGCGCTGCTGCAATCAAGTCATGCGTTGATGCAAGAGTTGTTTGCCGCTGAGGACAATCACTATTTAGAGATTTCCGACCTTTGCGCGCCCAACATTCGATTCTTCATAGCCCGCGCCCACGATCAGACAATGGGCTGTGTGGCCTTGGCCAATCAAGGCGCATATGGCGAGGTCAAATCGCTGTTTGTGTCCCCCACAGCCCGCGGGCTTGGGGTCGGCAAAGCCCTGATGCAGGCGCTCGAGGCCGAAGCGAAACAGCAAGCACTGCCCGTGCTCAATCTGGAGACCGGTGATACCTTGACCGCCGCCCAGCGGCTATATGAACGCCATGGATTTCACTACTGCGGTGCTTTTGGGTCTTATCCGGAAAGTGCGGCTTCGGTCTTTATGACAAAAACACTCTAA